A single genomic interval of Pyrus communis chromosome 5, drPyrComm1.1, whole genome shotgun sequence harbors:
- the LOC137734853 gene encoding protein TEEBE-like, which yields MVKMATGLLSLLLGFSLLLTNPASASVPLDGLLANGNFEEPPKPTNLKKKVLVGKYALPKWEIDGLVEYISAGPQPGGMYFNVAHGVHAVRLGNEASISQTLKVKPGSLYALTFGASRTCAQEEVLRVLVPPEAGDLPMQTLYSSNGGDTYAWGFRATSATVKVTFHNPGVQEDPACGPLLDAIAIKELFPVYPTRDNLVRNPGFEEAPHRLLNSSHGVLLPPKQLDATSPLPGWIIESLKAVKFIDSNHFNVPVGKGAVELVAGRESAIAQIIRTVPNKLYSLSFTVGDARNGCQGSMMVEAFAGKETLKVPFASKGKGGFKKASFRFKAVSIRTRITFFSSFYHTKDYGALCGPILDEVKVSPVA from the exons ATGGTGAAAATGGCTACTGGGTTGCTCTCACTTTTGCTTGGATTCTCATTGCTACTCACTAATCCTGCTTCTGCATCTGTGCCTCTGGATg GACTCTTGGCCAATGGCAACTTTGAAGAGCCACCAAAACCAACTAACCTCAAGAAAAAAGTTCTGGTAGGCAAATATGCACTGCCCAAGTGGGAAATCGATGGCCTGGTGGAGTACATTTCCGCCGGGCCGCAACCCGGCGGAATGTACTTTAATGTAGCTCATGGCGTCCATGCTGTGAGGCTTGGTAATGAGGCCTCAATCTCCCAGACCCTTAAAGTCAAGCCAGGCTCTCTGTATGCCCTAACATTTGGGGCATCAAGGACTTGTGCCCAAGAGGAGGTTTTGAGGGTTTTGGTGCCTCCCGAGGCAGGGGACCTTCCTATGCAAACCCTATACAGCAGCAATGGCGGCGACACTTACGCTTGGGGATTCAGAGCAACTTCTGCAACTGTTAAAGTGACTTTTCACAATCCTGGGGTTCAAGAGGATCCTGCTTGTGGCCCTCTCTTGGATGCCATTGCTATCAAGGAGCTTTTCCCTGTGTACCCCACTAGAG ATAATTTGGTCAGAAACCCTGGCTTTGAAGAGGCTCCCCATAGGTTATTAAACTCTTCCCATGGTGTACTCCTCCCTCCGAAACAACTAGATGCGACATCCCCGCTCCCCGGCTGGATCATCGAGTCCCTCAAGGCCGTAAAGTTCATCGATTCCAATCACTTCAATGTTCCAGTCGGAAAGGGCGCAGTTGAGCTTGTTGCGGGAAGAGAAAGTGCCATAGCCCAGATTATCAGGACAGTTCCCAACAAGCTCTACAGCCTCTCATTCACCGTCGGTGATGCAAGAAACGGCTGCCAAGGATCAATGATGGTTGAAGCATTTGCCGGCAAGGAAACGCTCAAAGTTCCCTTCGCCTCCAAAGGAAAAGGCGGGTTCAAGAAGGCCAGTTTCAGGTTCAAAGCGGTTTCAATCAGGACCAGAATCACGTTCTTCAGCTCCTTCTACCACACCAAGGACTATGGAGCTCTTTGTGGCCCTATCCTAGATGAAGTTAAGGTTTCCCCTGTTGCTTAA
- the LOC137733924 gene encoding protein OBERON 4-like: MKRLRSSDDLDSFGKDPNPNPNPNSSSNPSRTSSNSHRSFYYKPDTVRKGLLSSASSASSLVPARSYDDREQAGSGGRSRTVRKRPGQEFDGFDRRKGTDRYNRDGGGYDRNLMHRSESFSASRRSPADFPKGFRSERDRSRREGSGSGALSWRRFGKEFEERGGGKGLRDVRSPTWSNLRDSGSEQSRVRSPVRRLRDGKESKSESKSKSPTWSKDSVGSEQSKSVEVRKREVEAEEVQGEQPKNVEFRKKETEEVPVEQPKSVVVRKRETEEVQADKGSRTSSEIEEGELAPEAGAGVGGGGEGEPQLGPEGGAETGETRIRSETSDRDTDRVEEKGESLDKQEAREEKGESSDKQEVKDVSKESACERKDEEEKKDDDLPNGDNDMIDKSGNVEAREDEDDGKGSVREGDEEVVEIPMELEDEPKQDKGIDLELKAEDDDDEMTESDKVVTEDEEDNEVVKLDTLNIRQNFKDKGKSVAVTPTDMVDSAEDGQWTARESRELLTGMENDIEGPSTRGFELFSSSPVRRQEKADQSGSIMKDEKLALEPLDLSLSLPNVLLPVGGAAPGSPDQAMSVQSLSNTFRTNSDGFTQSVSFSGSQSFYHNPSCSLTTQNSMDFEQSVKSRPLFQGIDWQALAQSEAKGKEVPSQALVQNDAKSKEIPLYQRILMNGNGSHQQQSQASQGIPNGQSVQGQQHRRHTEGSSEVANGMERQLSFNKQLSGGQTRNHEDVRSPSNSVGSHEMGSNYSFDRKRLLREKNSGSLYTTSSQKEHKKFLIGGADFVETIVARIVSDPIHVMARKFHEMTGQSASCVKETIRDMMLNMDKRMQLFAFQKALQSRSDITMEMLLKAHRAQLEILVALKTGLPNYLLQENGASSSDLAEIFLNSRCRNPSCWSPVPVDECDCKVCSPKTGFCSACMCLVCSKFDMASNTCSWIGCDVCLHWCHADCALRESYIRNGRSATGSQGTTEMQFHCVACDHPSEIFGFVKEVFQNFAKDWTIENLARELEYVKRIFVVSKDMRGRRLYEIADQSLARLVNKSNLPEVYNYVMAFLLDADSSKLGKTAILSGKDQSKVNNGIAGPSQEPPLLKSIYTEKVPQLETAADTHPSFNYNQHEKHIMDRELHTSAQKEPLFDELESIVRIKQAEARLFQTRADDARREAEGLKRIAMAKDEKIEEEFRSRIAKLRLVEAEEMHSKKLEEVQALDRAHREYSNMKMRMQADIKDLLLKMEATKRNLSL; the protein is encoded by the exons ATGAAGAGGCTGAGATCCAGTGACGATCTCGATTCCTTCGGGAAGGATCCGAATCCGAATCCTAACCCAAACTCCAGCTCCAACCCCAGCCGGACCTCCTCCAACTCGCACCGGAGCTTCTACTATAAGCCAGATACTGTGCGGAAGGGTTTGCTCTCTTCGGCCTCCTCGGCTTCTTCTCTGGTGCCGGCTCGCTCCTACGACGATCGGGAACAGGCCGGTTCTGGCGGACGGTCCAGAACTGTCCGGAAGAGGCCGGGGCAAGAGTTCGACGGTTTCGACCGGAGGAAGGGGACCGATCGATACAATAGAGATGGAGGAGGGTACGATCGTAATTTGATGCACCGGTCTGAGAGCTTCTCCGCGTCGAGGAGGTCGCCGGCGGATTTTCCGAAAGGGTTTCGATCGGAGCGGGACAGGTCGAGGCGCGAAGGCAGCGGGAGCGGAGCGTTGTCGTGGCGGAGGTTTGGGAAGGAGTTcgaggagagaggaggagggaAGGGGTTGAGGGACGTGAGGTCGCCGACGTGGTCAAATTTGAGGGATTCAGGGAGCGAGCAGTCTAGGGTTAGGTCTCCGGTGAGGAGGTTGAGGGATGGGAAGGAGTCGAAATCGGAGTCGAAGTCCAAGTCGCCCACTTGGTCTAAGGACTCCGTGGGGAGTGAGCAGTCGAAGAGTGTTGAGGTGAGGAAGAGGGAGGTGGAGGCGGAGGAGGTTCAGGGTGAGCAGCCAAAGAATGTTGAGTTTaggaagaaggagacggaggaGGTTCCGGTTGAGCAGCCAAAGAGTGTTGTGGTTAGGAAGAGGGAGACGGAGGAGGTTCAGGCTGATAAGGGGAGTAGGACTAGTAGTGAAATAGAGGAGGGTGAGCTTGCGCCGGAAGCTGGAGCTGGTGTTGGAGGTGGAGGTGAAGGTGAGCCCCAATTGGGTCCTGAAGGTGGAGCTGAAACAGGAGAAACACGGATTCGAAGCGAGACTTCAGATAGGGATACAGATAGGGTTGAGGAGAAAGGTGAGTCTCTGGATAAACAAGAGGCTAGGGAGGAGAAGGGTGAGTCCTCGGATAAACAAGAGGTGAAAGATGTGAGTAAAGAGAGTGCGTGTGAAAGGAAGgatgaggaggagaagaaagatGATGACTTGCCAAATGGTGATAACGATATGATTGATAAAAGCGGGAATGTGGAAGCTCGTGAAGATGAGGATGATGGAAAAGGGAGTGTGAGGGAAGGTGATGAAGAAGTGGTCGAGATTCCGATGGAATTGGAAGATGAACCAAAGCAAGATAAGGGAATTGACCTTGAATTGAAGGCGGAGGATGATGACGATGAAATGACAGAGTCAGACAAGGTAGTAACAGAGGATGAGGAGGATAATGAAGTGGTTAAGCTAGATACGCTGAATATAAGGCAGAATTTTAAGGATAAAGGTAAAAGCGTCGCTGTGACACCAACTGATATGGTAGATTCAGCAGAAGATGGTCAGTGGACTGCTAGAGAATCACGAGAGCTGTTAACTGGCATGGAAAATGATATAGAAGGACCCAGCACTAGGGGTTTCGAGTTGTTTTCAAGCTCTCCTGTTAGGAGACAGGAGAAAGCTGATCAATCTGGTTCCATTATGAAGGATGAAAAGCTGGCACTTGAGCCGCTTGATCTTTCTCTTAGCTTGCCTAATGTTTTGTTACCCGTTGGTGGTGCAGCTCCTGGTTCTCCTGACCAAGCAATGAGTGTTCAGTCTCTAAGTAATACTTTTCGTACTAACTCTGATGGATTTACTCAATCAGTATCCTTTTCAGGCTCTCAGTCGTTTTATCACAACCCTAGCTGTTCGCTAACCACCCAGAATTCGATGGACTTTGAACAGTCGGTTAAAAGTCGTCCGCTTTTCCAGGGAATCGATTGGCAGGCACTGGCTCAGAGTGAGGCTAAGGGTAAAGAAGTTCCTTCGCAGGCACTTGTTCAGAATGATGCTAAGAGCAAAGAAATCCCTTTGTATCAAAGAATCTTGATGAATGGAAACGGGTCTCATCAACAACAGTCTCAAGCATCGCAAGGCATTCCAAATGGTCAATCGGTCCAAGGGCAACAACATCGTAGGCATACTGAAGGAAGCTCTGAAGTGGCGAATGGAATGGAAAGGCAGCTGAGCTTCAATAAACAGTTGTCAGGAGGACAGACAAGGAACCATGAGGATGTTAGATCACCTTCGAATAGCGTTGGATCTCATGAAATGGGATCGAACTATAGTTTTGACAGAAAACGACTATTGAGAGAGAAAAATAGTGGTAGTTTATATACGACTAGCAGTCAGAAGGAACACAAGAAGTTTCTCATTGGTGGAGCTGACTTTGTGGAGACAATCGTTGCCAGGATAGTCTCCGATCCCATACATGTAATGGCTAGAAAGTTTCATGAGATGACAGGACAATCGGCTTCATGTGTGAAGGAGACCATTCGCGATATGATGTTAAATATGGATAAGCGCATGCAACTGTTTGCATTTCAGAAGGCACTGCAGAGCAGGTCTGATATAACCATGGAGATGCTACTAAAAGCTCATCGTGCGCAACTGGAAATCTTGGTTGCTCTGAAGACTGGTCTACCGAATTATCTCCTGCAAGAGAATGGTGCATCATCTTCTGATTTGGCTGAAATTTTTCTGAACTCAAGATGCAGAAATCCTTCTTGTTGGAGTCCTGTGCCTGTGGATGAATGTGATTGCAAGGTTTGTTCGCCAAAGACTGGTTTTTGCAGTGCGTGTATGTGCCTTGTGTGCTCAAAGTTTGACATGGCCTCAAATACATGTAGTTGGATTGGGTGTGATGTTTGTCTCCATTGGTGCCACGCGGATTGCGCATTGCGGGAATCTTATATTAGAAATGGACGCAGTGCTACTGGATCTCAAGGGACGACTGAGATGCAGTTTCATTGTGTTGCCTGTGATCATCCTTCTGAGATATTTGGGTTCGTGAAGGAGGTTTTTCAGAATTTCGCAAAGGATTGGACAATTGAAAATCTTGCTAGGGAACTTGAATACGTTAAGAGAATATTTGTTGTCAGCAAGGACATGAGAGGGAGACGACTTTATGAAATTGCTGATCAATCACTGGCAAGATTGGTAAACAAGTCTAACCTTCCGGAGGTGTACAATTATGTCATGGCTTTTCTTTTGG ATGCTGACAGTTCCAAGCTAGGCAAAACAGCCATTTTATCAGGGAAGGATCAAAGTAAAGTGAACAATGGGATTGCTGGACCAAGCCAGGAACCCCCATTGCTGAAATCAATATACACAGAAAAGGTCCCTCAGTTGGAAACTGCAGCTGACACTCATCCTAGCTTTAACTACAATCAGCATGAGAAACACATTATGGACAGAGAGTTGCACACAAGTGCCCAAAAAGAACCTCTTTTCGATGAGCTGGAGAGCATTGTGAGGATCAAGCAGGCTGAGGCAAGATTGTTTCAAACACGAGCAGATGATGCAAGAAGAGAAGCTGAGGGGCTGAAACGCATAGCAATGGCAAAggatgaaaaaattgaagaagaatttAGGAGCAGGATAGCAAAGTTGCGCTTAGTCGAGGCAGAAGAAATGCACAGCAAGAAACTTGAAGAAGTACAAGCTCTAGACCGAGCTCATCGTGAATACTCCAATATGAAGATGAGAATGCAAGCCGATATAAAGgatcttttgttaaaaatggAAGCAACGAAGCGGAACCTTTCTTTGTGA
- the LOC137733143 gene encoding cytochrome b5 domain-containing protein RLF-like: protein MDNDNDFTFCQVGPPGIQDDHETNKLTSDIESITINDGLSNGTSSNENRGVPWQGGLPGGATFKKQETVGSSSVSVIDASSMKKKSEVPKQLKSGDAGNSVKPATRAKVPFEKGYSQMDWLKLTRTHPDLAGLKGQSNKRLISLNEVKQHQKGDSMWTVLKGRVYNLSPYIRFHPGGVDILKKAVGKDCTSLFNKYHAWVNAEFLLEKCLVGTLDDGEGQHSKH, encoded by the exons ATGGACAACGATAACGATTTCACTTtttgccag GTTGGCCCACCAGGGATTCAGGATGATCATGAGACAAATAAGCTCACTTCAGATATAGAAAGTATTACCATAAATGATGGATTGTCAAATGGCACTAGTAGTAATGAGAATAGAGGTGTTCCGTGGCAAGGTGGTTTACCAGGAGGAGCCACTTTCAAAAAACAggaaacagttggttcttcgtCTGTCAGCGTCATTGATGCATCATCCATGAAAAAGAAATCTGAAGTTCCAAAGCAACTAAAATCAGGTGATGCTGGAAACTCAGTCAAGCCTGCAACTCGTGCTAAAGTACCTTTTGAGAAGGGATATAGCCAAATGGATTGGCTCAAACTGACTCGAACACATCCTGACCTTGCAG GCTTAAAGGGACAGTCAAATAAGAGGCTTATTTCACTGAATGAAGTTAAACAGCACCAAAAAGGAGATTCAATGTGGACTGTTCTAAAAGGCCGCGTGTACAATTTGTCTCCATACATAAGATTTCACCCGGGAG gTGTTGATATTCTAAAGAAGGCTGTGGGAAAAGACTGCACATCGTTATTCA ATAAATACCATGCTTGGGTGAATGCTGAATTTTTACTCGAGAAATGTCTCGTTGGTACTTTAGACGATGGCGAAGGACAACATTCCAAACATTAG
- the LOC137735065 gene encoding DNA topoisomerase 2-like, whose product MAIEKKRPLQTSNNANIDHPAPTDGGGKGKTIEEMYQKKSQLEHILLRPDTYIGSIEKHTSNLWVYQNGEMVNRSITYVPGLYKIFDEILVNAADNKQRDPSMDSVKVTIDVEQNSISVYNNGAGVPVEIHQEERVYVPELIFGHLLTSSNYDDTVKKTTGGRNGYGAKLTNIFSTEFIIETADGMRQKKYKQVFTSNMGNKTAPVITKCKESANWTRVTYKPDLSKFNMTHLEDDVVALMQKRVIDLAGCLGKTVKVDLNGTRVPVKSFLDYVDLYLQSAGKSRDAPLLRLTEKVNDRWEICVSLSDGQFQQVSFVNGIATIKGGTHVNYVTDQITNHVMNIVNKKNKNANLKAHNVKNYLWVFVNALIDNPAFDSQTKETLTIRPNSFGSKCELTPAFLNKVAKSGIVDSLLSWATFKQNKDLKKTDGTKTERVHNINKLEDANYAGGKNSEKCTLILTEGDSAKALAMAGLAVVGRDHYGVFPLRGKLLNVREASATQVRDNEEIKNIKRILGLQQDKEYTSLKSLRYGSLMIMTDQDHDGSHIKGLLINFIHSFWPSLLKIPSFLVEFITPIVKATHKRGNTLAFYSMPEYEAWKENLRGNASGWSIKYYKGLGTSTSKEGRDYFQNLAQHKKDFIWIDEHDGEAIELAFSKKKIEERKNWLRQFEPGVHLDQKEKLIKYSDFVHKELIQFSMADLQRSIPSMVDGLKPGQRKILFSSFKRNFVKEAKVAQFSGYVSEHSAYHHGEQSLASTIIGMAQDFVGSNNINLLQPNGQFGTRNLGGKDHASARYIYTRLSHITRFLFSKDDDRLLDYLNEDGQSIEPTWYVPIIPTVLVNGSEGIGTGWSSYIPNYNPRDIVANVRRLLDGDAMVPMDPWYRGFTGTIEKTVRDSGVSYTACGIIEEVSETSLRISELPIRRWTQDYKEFLESISEGNDKAKDPFIEGFTQHSDHSTVDIIVHLREEKLMAAKQEGLLKKFKLTTSISTSNMHLFDRKGVIKKYDTPEQILEDFFHLRLEFYEERKKVLLENLELELLKLENKVRFILGVVNGEIIVSNRKRADLFLELQEKGFTPFPKKTKALEPEVAGATENTEDVEENSEAAIEKGARISDYEYLISMAIGTLTIERVQALLADRDKANAEVDELKKSTPRSLWLKDLDALEMELDELEKSEALAEEAKKKARTQVKNVPASKAKQAPKPRKITKKANNAEASSSVMEIEKDPEVVKKRGGAGPKKAPAANKQVRSSVVLSDDDDDEVLELKERLAAYNLDSSPENSAGNDTEVPQEPVQKKRANKKVAMQMDSDDDFEEEIAAAPKGGRKKAAGKPKVAASKPPVAAKKRGAAANKKQPQTSSGQKLLTEMLKPAESSRASPEPKVRKMRASPFNTKSGSVIGRVGLADEMTESDDKVDSPSIEERSEAPVAARARPQRANRRQTRYVSSDSESEPASEDSDFDAVDDIDED is encoded by the exons ATGGCGATCGAGAAGAAACGCCCGCTCCAAACCAGTAACAACGCCAACATCGACCACCCAGCCCCCACCGATGGCGGCGGAAAAGGCAAGACTATCGAAGAAATGTACCAGAAGAAGAGCCAGCTGGAGCATATCTTGCTCCGACCCGATACCTACATCGGGTCGATCGAGAAGCACACCTCGAACCTCTGGGTCTACCAAAATGGCGAGATGGTCAACCGTTCCATCACCTACGTTCCCGGCCTGTACAAGATCTTCGACGAAATTCTCGTCAACGCCGCCGATAACAAACAGCGAGATCCGTCCATGGACTCCGTCAAAGTCACCATTGACGTCGAGCAGAACTCCATCAGCGTCTACAACAACGGCGCTGGAGTTCCTGTCGAGATTCACCAGGAGGAAAGGGTCTACGTCCCGGAGTTGATCTTCGGGCACCTCCTGACCAGTAGCAATTACGACGATACGGTGAAGAAGACCACCGGTGGACGCAATGGCTACGGCGCCAAGCTTACGAACATCTTCTCCACCGAGTTCATCATCGAGACGGCGGACGGAATGCGACAGAAGAAGTATAAGCAG GTGTTCACCAGCAACATGGGGAACAAAACTGCGCCAGTAATCACAAAGTGCAAAGAGAGTGCGAATTGGACCAGGGTTACATATAAGCCCGACCTGTCCAAGTTTAATATGACCCATCTGGAAGATGATGTGGTGGCGTTGATGCAAAAAAGAGTAATTGACTTGGCCGGATGCCTCGGAAAGACGGTGAAGGTTGATCTGAATGGAACGAGGGTCCCTGTAAAGTCATTTCTTGATTATGTTGACCTCTACTTACAATCTGCCGGAAAATCAAGAGATGCTCCCCTTCTAAG GTTGACGGAGAAAGTCAATGATAGGTGGGAGATTTGCGTGAGTCTCAGCGACGGGCAGTTTCAACAG GTCAGTTTTGTGAATGGAATTGCAACAATCAAGGGTGGAACTCATGTGAATTACGTAACAGATCAGATCACGAACCATGTGATGAATATTGTAAATAAGAAGAACAAGAATGCTAACCTCAAAGCCCATAATGTGAAGAATTATCTGTGGGTCTTTGTCAATGCTCTTATTGACAACCCTGCATTTGATTCCCAAACAAAGGAAACTCTCACGATACGCCCAAATAGTTTCGGATCTAAATGTGAACTTACACCAGCGTTCTTAAATAAGG TTGCAAAGTCTGGAATTGTGGATAGTCTTCTCTCTTGGGCAACTTTTAAACAGAACAAAGACCTGAAGAAAACTGATGGAACTAAAACAGAGAGGGTTCATAATATCAACAAGCTTGAGGATGCTAACTATGCTGGAGGGAAGAATTCTGAGAAGTGTACTTTGATATTGACAGAAGGAGACTCGGCTAAGGCTCTTGCA ATGGCGGGGCTTGCTGTTGTGGGTAGAGATCATTATGGTGTTTTTCCATTGAGAGGTAAACTGCTCAATGTAAGAGAAGCTAGTGCCACTCAGGTCAGGGATAATGAGGAAATTAAGAATATCAAGAGGATTCTTGGACTGCAACAAGATAAAGAGTATACCAGTCTTAAGTCTTTAAGATATGGTAGTCTGATGATTATGACTGATCAG GACCATGATGGTTCCCACATCAAGGGTCTCCTTATCAATTTCATTCATTCCTTCTGGCCATCGCTGCTTAAAATTCCATCTTTTTTGGTTGAGTTCATAACTCCGATTGTCAAG GCAACGCACAAAAGGGGGAATACCCTTGCATTTTACTCCATGCCTGAGTATGAGGCATggaaggaaaatttgaggggCAATGCAAGTGGCTGGTCCATAAAATATTATAAG GGGTTGGGAACAAGCACGTCTAAGGAAGGAAGGGACTATTTTCAAAATCTTGCTCAGCACAAGAAAGATTTTATTTGGATAGATGAGCATGATGGGGAGGCAATTGAGCTTGCTTTcagtaaaaagaaaatagaagagaGGAAGAATTGGCTTCGGCAGTTTGAG CCTGGAGTACATCTTGATCAGAAGGAGAAGCTTATTAAGTACAGTGACTTTGTTCACAAGGAACTTATACAGTTTTCCATGGCAGACCTGCAAAGGTCTATTCCGTCAATGGTTGATGGCTTGAAGCCAGGTCAAAGGAAGATTCTCTTTAGCTCTTTTAAGAGGAACTTTGTCAAGGAAGCAAAAGTTGCCCAGTTTTCTGGTTATGTGTCTGAGCATTCTGCCTACCACCATGGTGAGCAGAGTCTTGCAAGTACTATTATTGGGATGGCACAGGATTTTGTGGGGAGCAATAATATCAATCTTCTTCAACCAAATGGTCAATTTGGAACCCGTAACTTG GGAGGCAAAGATCATGCAAGCGCTCGTTATATATATACTCGCCTTTCTCATATTACAAGGTTCCTTTTCTCAAAGGATGATGACAGACTTCTTGACTACTTGAATGAAGATGGGCAATCTATTGAACCCACTTG GTATGTGCCGATTATTCCAACAGTGCTTGTTAATGGTAGTGAAGGAATTGGGACAGGGTGGAGCTCATACATTCCTAATTATAACCCGAGAGACATTGTTGCAAATGTGAGGCGTTTGCTTGATGGTGATGCAATGGTGCCAATGGATCCCTGGTACAGAGGATTTACTGGAACCATTGAGAAAACTGTTAGGGATTCTGGTGTGAGCTACACTGCTTGTGGGATCATAGAGGAAGTCAGTGAGACGTCACTCAGGATTTCAGAGTTGCCAATCCGTAGGTGGACTCAAGATTATAAGGAATTCCTTGAGTCCATCTCGGAAGGAAATGATAAAGCCAAGGATCCGTTCATTGAG GGTTTCACACAGCACAGTGATCACAGTACTGTAGACATCATAGTCCACTTACGTGAGGAGAAACTGATGGCAGCCAAGCAAGAGGGTTTGCTGAAGAAATTTAAGCTGACCACCAGCATAAGCACGAGTAATATGCACCTGTTTGATCGAAAAGGCGTGATAAAGAAATATGACACTCCAGAACAAA TTCTTGAGGACTTTTTTCACCTGAGACTTGAATTCTATGAGGAAAGAAAG AAAGTGCTATTGGAGAACCTTGAGTTGGAACTGTTAAAATTGGAGAACAAGGTTAGGTTTATCCTTGGTGTTGTAAATGGAGAGATCATTGTGAGCAATAGAAAGAGAGCGGATCTATTCCTTGAGCTCCAAGAGAAAGGTTTCACTCCTTTTCCGAAGAAAACCAAAGCCCTAGAACCAGAAGTTGCAGGGGCAACTGAAAATACAGAAGATGTAGAAGAGAACTCTGAGGCTGCCATTGAAAAGGGAGCACGAATTAGTGATTATGAGTATCTAATATCCATGGCAATTGGGACCTTGACCATCGAGAGGGTTCAGGCCCTATTGGCTGATAGGGATAAGGCCAATGCAGAGGTTGATGAGTTGAAAAAATCAACACCAAGGTCACTGTGGTTGAAGGATCTTGATGCTCTTGAAATGGAACTTGAT GAGCTGGAGAAAAGTGAGGCTTTGGCAGAGGAGGCAAAAAAGAAAGCAAGAACCCAAGTGAAAAATGTACCTGCTTCTAAGGCTAAACAAGCACCTAAACCACGGAAAATTACTAAGAAGGCCAACAATGCAGAGGCTTCCAGTTCTGTGATGGAAATAG AGAAAGATCCCGAGGTAGTGAAAAAGAGAGGAGGAGCAGGTCCAAAGAAAGCTCCTGCTGCCAACAAG CAAGTGAGATCCTCTGTAGTTTTGAGTGATGACGATGACGACGAAGTGCTTGAACTGAAAGAAAGACTTGCTGCCTATAACCTTGATTCGTCTCCTGAAAATTCAGCAG GCAACGATACTGAAGTGCCACAAGAACCAGTCCAGAAGAAACGAGCTAACAAAAAGGTGGCCATGCAAATGGACAGCGACGATgattttgaagaagaaatagCAGCTGCGCCAAAGGGGGGTAGGAAAAAAGCGGCTGGAAAGCCAAAGGTGGCAGCATCAAAACCCCCTGTGGCGGCAAAGAAGAGAGGCGCAGCAGCTAACAAGAAGCAGCCTCAAACTTCATCAGGCCAGAAGCTTTTAACTGAAATGTTGAAGCCTGCTGAGAGTTCCAGGGCTTCACCAGAGCCGAAAGTGAGGAAGATGAGGGCATCACCATTCAACACGAAAAGCGGTTCTGTGATTGGCAGAGTTGGTTTGGCAGACGAGATGACTGAAAGTGATGACAAGGTGGACAGTCCTTCCATTGAAGAAAGAAGTGAAGCTCCAGTTGCAGCAAGAGCAAGACCTCAGAGGGCGAATCGCAGGCAGACTAGGTACGTGTCGAGTGACTCCGAGAGTGAGCCGGCCAGCGAAGATTCCGACTTTGATGCAGTTGATGACATTGATGAGGATTAG